Genomic DNA from Peribacillus simplex NBRC 15720 = DSM 1321:
GTGTAATGAATAGAATGGAAGAGTTCTTAAAAAAATGACCCTCTTAATATAGGTTAGCGAACTATCGGGTGCTCGGGTTGGTGGGGGAGGGAAATGTTATAATAAGTGTATAGTAGTTTGGATTAATGAAAGGAGAAATCATGGAAGGAACCAATACATTTCATTCAATTGATGAATATATAATACAATTTCCCGAAGAAGTTCAGGAGAAACTAAGAACGTTAAGAAAAGTCATAAAGGACGCAGCACCGGATGCAGAAGAAAAGATAAGCTATCAAATGCCTACCTTTGTTTTATTTGGAAATTTGGTACATTTCGCTGCCTATAAAAAACATATAGGATTCTATCCAACTCCTAGCGCGATCTCTGCTTTTGAATCTGCTTTATCTGAATATAAATGTTCAAAAGGGGCCGTTCAGTTTCCACTAAATAAGCCAATTCCTTATGAATTAATAACCGAGATTGTTATATTTAGAGTGGAAGAGAATAAAAAGAAAGCAGTAGGGAAATTGAAAAAGAAAAAATAATATCAATGATTATCAGAATTAACAAAATATTCAACGTTTCATTGTGAGATGCAAGGATTCAAGACCAAAAGAGAAGGGTGGAATTATTATGTTCAAAAAATTATTCAGTAAAAAAGAAAGTGTGGAACAACTGGTTGCTCCTATAAATGGACAAGTAATAAATATTGAAGATGTTCCGGATCCGGTGTTTTCCGGTAAAATGATGGGGGACGGGATAGCGATTCTTCCCGAGGAGGGGTTGGTCGTATCTCCAATCGATGCAGAAGTAATCCAGGTTTTTCATACTAAACATGCTCTAGGCCTCCGCACAAAGCATGGCATAGAATTGTTAATTCATATTGGATTAGAAACTGTTAACCTTGAAGGTGAGGGATTTGAAGTCCATGTCGCAGAAGGGCAAAGTGTAAAAGCAGGAGACAAGCTTGTTACATTTGATATCGATTTTCTAAAATCCAAAGCTCCGAGCATCGTAACTCCGATTGTTGTCACGAATGGCGAGCTAGTTGAAAAACTAGAAAAAACAAATAGTACCCAAGCAAATATAAACGAAACACAGATTATGAGTGTTTATTTGAAGTAAAAGAAAACGTCAAATGCCTTCTATATTAGAAACTTCTAAACAAGAAAAACACGTAAAAACAGTCCTTGCTGGCGAATGCTGGCAAGGATGTTTTTACTATAAACCCATCACATACAGCTGCAAGACTTCAGCTTCACTTAGCACAGTGAACTATTCCAATTGCACATACCCCAAATCACTACTAAAAGATTTAAGATCGATAATTAACTGGTTAATATTTTGGTTTGGACCGCTATCATATAGAGCATTTCTAAATTTTAAGAATTTAGTTCCCTTTTCTATTAAACTATTCAATAGCACATTTTCAGGGAATCTTAGTGTGGATTTCTTAGGAATATCATTCCATTCTTTGCTAGCGAAACCATGGCTCCATGTAAATGATATAGCAGGATTTTTTTCTATTAGCCTTTTCATTTGCCAATCCATAGAGCGTTCTGAAAAGTCGCAGCTGCCAATACCGGTATTTAAACAATCATACAATGCCTGTAAAATTGAAAGCCAAATACCATCAACATCATCCCAATCATAAAAACTCGAGAGAAATTGATCTTGATAAGATATAATGACTGTGCCGTATAAGGAAGTTCCATTTGAAGTAAATAACTGTTGATTTCCCAGTTGCTTAGCGCTTGAGTGATGGATTGGGATAAAATCCCCGTTAGCTAATAACTGTTTATTAACAATTGCATCATAACTATTCTTTGATATATATGTTTGAATGGTAACCATCTATGAACCACCTATCCCATAGGGTAATGTTGTCGTTTCCCATCTATTTTTGAACTGTGCTAGGTTTGTAAAACGTGGATTGCTCTACTTGCATAATAGGTGGTGCTTCGAGCGTTTAGTTAGCTATCGGAGGACGAAATGATTGGGCTAAATCCTTGTAAAATAATTGAAATCCAAACCAGTAAAGAAAATGTTCCGGATACTTCACGTTTTAGTACTATTTTTCATATGCTTACCTCCTTGAAATTATTTAATTTTAGTAAAACATGGAATTATAAAGTTTTTATTTCAAAAAAGAAAAGATGTGTTTTAGTTATGAAATCCAAATTGAACATCTGGTATACGAATGCAAAAGGGCGGCAGTCTGTTGATTTTTATGCGCAATTGCTGTCACCATCCAATGTTGAAAAAACAAGAGAAGCAAATACTCCTTGAAAATTTCTTAAGGTAAACTCCCAGGTTGTTTTAAAATTGAATCATCCTGTTTAATATTTGAAATACACTTTTAAGCAGGTGAATTATGGATGTCCCCGTTGCTAAGATTGTATCTGTTCAATTAGGAAGTGAATGCAATGACTGCTGCAAGCAGGAAAATCGAAAAATGCAGCGAATAGTAGGTGAGTGAACAAAATAAATCAAGCGAGGGTGAATTGGATGGGAGTTCAAGCAGAAAAGATCTTTGTAAACTTGCCTGTTAAAGATTTGGATGCCTCAGTAGAATTTTTCACAAAGGTAGGCTTTGAGTTTAACGAGCAAATGACCAATGAAAATGCGACATGCATGGTTATCAGCGAGTCCATATATGTCATGTTATTGGTTGAAGATTACTTTAAAACGTTTACCAAGAAGGAAATCCCGGATTCTGCAGCGAGTACGGAAACCATCGTCGCCCTGTCCGTTAAAAGTAAGGAAGAAGTCGATGAAATCGTGAATAGGGCACTGGATGTTGGCGGAAAGCCTTTTAATGAAGCCATTGATCATGGATTCATGTACGGTTGGAGTTTTCTGGATATCGACGGACATTCCTGGGAAGTATTTTACATGGACGAAAGCGGATTTAATCAAAATTAAATCATAAGTAAGGCACAATCCTTCCGAAGGACTGTGTCTTTTTTTGAAGTGTTAAGTTAGCGATCTTACCTGAAGTTCATTCATAACAATACTGGGCTAATGTCTTTCCACGAATAAACTAATAGATCTAATTCAGCGCCAGCCATTTTGATTTTTTCGGTTTTAAGCAATTCAGCACCAAATGCCTCATAGATGTATCGAGATTTATTATCCTCAAGCACCTCTACGAAAATTGTCTTAAATCCCAGTCCTTCGAATTTAAAGAATAATTCTTTGATGAGTCTCTTACCTATCCCCATTCTTTGAAAGTTTTCGAGAATATATATCGCAGTTAAATCACCAGAATCCTCAACTTGATTCGTTTCCCTTTTACCGCCACTAATAAATCCTACTATTTTTCCCTCGTTATTTTCTGCGACATAAATATAATTTCCATCACCGGATATATTCTTTTTCCATAATTCTGTCCTTTGCCCATAAGATAGTTTATCTAAAAAATCACTGGATATTATATTTTTATACGTGGTTCGCCAGCAATCCACATGGACTATCGCTATCTCTTCAGCATCAGCCACCATTGCCTCTCTTATTAGCATATTAGTACCTCCTTTTTTAAGTTTGCTATACGCTCTATTTTTTACTAATATTATCCATTTCGCAAGTGGTTGATAGCTTAATTGTTAATAATTAACTATATATGATACTATTGTCTATAGTTTGTTTAATGTGGGAGAAGGTATGTGATGAAGCGGATTTTCCGTAGTAAAATATTTTATTTATTAATCTTCTTGGTTACTTTGGGGATTGTGCTGATTTTTAATAATGACAAAGAACCAACTGAGAAATTAACTGAAGATGAATTTTTTACGACTTTAGAGGATGGTAAAGTGACATTTTTAGAATTGGAGTCACAAAAAAGTGCTTATGAAATAAGAGGTCGGCTGGTTGGGTATGAAAAGGATCAATACTTTATCGCGTCTGTACCAAATAGTGAAATTTCGCTAGATAGAATGAACAATGCCGTAGGGGAACATGATATAGGAAAAATTGAGTTTAAGCCAGAAGACACAGAGACAAGTGGATGGGTCACTCTTCTTACAACGACCATTCCGTTCATAATTATTTTCATCCTGTTTGTGGTCGTTTTACTAATTACAGTTGTAATAAAAAGATTGAACCGTCCTAGATAATAAACTCTCCATTTTTTCGGAGATAAAACAATAGAATTCGTCGATATATTTCTAATTTCGGAGATAAAACTGTAGAATTCGTCGATATATCTAATTTCGGAGATAAAACAATAGAATTCGTCGATATATCTCATTTCGGAGATAAAACTATAGAATTCGTCGATATATCTAATTTCGGAGATAAAACTATAGAATTCGTCGATATATATCTCATTTCGGAGATAAAACTATAGAATTCGTCGATATATATCTAATTTCGGAGATAAAACTATAGAATTCGTCGATATATATCTCATTTCGGAGATAAAACTATAGAATTCGTCGATATATCTCATTTCGGAGATAAAACTATAGAATTCGTCGATATATATCTCATTTCGGAGATAAAACTATAGAATTCGTCGATATATCTCATTTCGGAGATAAAACTATAGAATTCGTCGATATATATCTCATTTCGGAGATAAAACTATAGAATTCGTTGATATATCTCATTTCGGAGATAAAACTATAGAATTCGTCGATATATATCTCATTTCGGAGATAAAACTATAGAATTCGTCGATATATCTAATTTCGGAGATAAAACTATAAGTTTCGTCGATATTTCTGACTTCTGCAAAAAAAGAGATAAACCTTTAAAATGATATTGAAGATTGCTGAATAGTTTGATAGAATAAAATAAATGAAAAAGACTATGTGCAACTGGCGAAACACGGATAACCGTGAGGGAACACATAGTGTCGTAGCCGTTCGCCTGGGCAGAGGTAAGGGATTTTATCCCTTGCCTCTTTCTGTATATTAACAGATAGTGAAGGTTTAAAGGATGCAGATTTTCATGGGCTTAAAAATCTTGTCAGTATTTTGAAATTTCAAAACTATCATAATCAAAAGAGGAGCAAACAAAATGAGCACAATACTTTTAGAAAAAGTCAAAACGATCAAAGCGTTAAATAATATTGCCGAAAGCGGGCTAAATGTATTCAACAAAGGCGATTTTAAAGTCGACAATGACAGTGAAAACCCTGATGCGATCGTACTTCGCAGCTTTAACATGCATACTATGGAATTCGGCGATCAGTTAAAAGGAATCGCAAGGGCAGGGGCAGGAGTCAATAATATTCCGGTCGACAAATGCACAGAGCAAGGTATTGTCGTTTTCAATACACCTGGTGCTAACGCAAACGCTGTAAAAGAAATGGTGCTAACGTCATTAATGGCTTCATCTCGTAACCTTTTTGCCGGTGTGGCCTGGACAAAGACACTGGAAGGCGAAGGAGAACAAATTCCAAAGCTTGTTGAAGCAGGAAAAAAACAATTCGTTGGTAAAGAAATCAAGGGAAAAACTCTTGGCGTAATCGGTTTAGGAGCGATCGGTGCACTTGTAGCGAATGATGCCCTGGATTTGGACATGGACGTCATTGGGTTTGACCCGTTCATCTCTGTTGATACAGCTTGGAACTTGTCCCGCAATGTACAGCGCGCAATGACAATCGAAGAATTGTTTGCAGAATCTGATTATATTACAGTACACGTTCCATTAACTGACGACACAAGAGGAATGTTTAACCAAGAAACATTCAGCATCATGAAGCCGGGCGTACATATCTTGAATTTCTCACGCGGCGAGCTAGTGAATGAAAATGATATGCAAGCTGCACTTGAAAGCGGAAAAGTAGGCAAGTTCATTACAGACTTCCCGAACGAAAACGTGTTGAAAATGAATAATGTCGTTCCAATTCCGCATCTTGGTGCCTCTACACTAGAATCAGAGGAAAACTGTGCCATCATGGCAGCTCGTCAGTTGAAGACCTTTTTAGAAACAGGGAACATCAAGAACTCTGTGAATTTCCCAAACACTTCCCTTCCTTATACAGGAAACCGTCGTGTGGCAACTTTCCACGAAAACGTTCCTAACATGGTTGGGCAAATCACATTGGCTGTATCTGGCTTTAATCTGAACATCGCTGACATGGTTAACAGAAGCCGTGGGGGATATGCATATACGATCATCGACATTGACGGTGAAGTAAACGGCGATATCATTCCTGGCTTGGAAGAAAAAATCAAACAAATCGATGGCATCGTTACAACTCGTATTATCTAATTGGAACCGGAAGAAAGAAAATAAATAGTGAAAGCCTCAATTCCTTTAAGGAGTTGGGGCTTTTTTTAGGCTTTATTAATGATTTTTGAACAAAAAAAGCCACTTATTGTGGTGATCATATTAAACTGACTCACGTGTTGGGAACTTAGGGATTACAACGAACTCAGCCTGGCACGGGTTATATCGAAATTCTCCAAGATAAAAATCTGTCATGGTTTCACCTCCGTTTTCTCTTCATAATGTACAAACAACATCAAATAGATTGCGAATAGAAGATGCAAATAAAGTGGAATATGCTCATCGTTTTGAACGACAACAAATATGTAAATTCCATATAGCAAAATTGGAATGGTTAAAAGGATTCTGAGCTTAGTCATATGTCATCCTCCCATTTATCCTCAAATATTAATACATCAAGCATTTGTGCCACTTGAAAATCCTTTTCTGCTATCGCGTTTATTAAACTTGTACAATTATTTTCCCTAAGAACATCTGCTAATAATTGTAAATCCATTGTCATTACTGCTGGTTTCATAGTTTCATCCTCCTAATTTACCAAATATTCTGTCACTTCCGTTACTACAATAGTATGAAGTACAGGGAAAACGCTGTCAATCTATATTCCATCTGTACTCATTTTGAATTAATGGATTCAAAAGTTATCTACCAAAATCACTATCTCATATTTATATCTACTTAGTGAGATAGGTAAAATGGTACCTTTCTTTATTCAGAAGGCACCCCCAACAAGGGGAAGCATTGCGGACAGCTGAACACCAGTGAAGATGCCAGGGAGCAACTTGTTGCGAACCTGAATCAATGGAGTCACTTGTGTGCCTATTTTTTTATGTAGCAGTGTATATAAGATATGTAGGCATCTGGATTACATCAAAATGTATTAATATGATGGAAAATTTATTTAAAACATTTGAAAAGATGACGTATCAAAAGTAAAAGAATCGCCCCTATGAAATACAGAGACGATTCCTTATGTTAAACACCCTTTCCACACAGAATGGATTACCCTAAATTGTTCTTCCCAAAAAATTCTGATGCTGATGAAGGATATTCGATGTTAAAAAAGCTCCAACAGGAGGTAATTGCCCGGAGTAGGCATTACCACTAACAGGATATTCATTCAGAGCTATATCAGTAGTGGCAATCCACGATCCAGACTCACCTGCTTGTAGAGAGGGAGGTTTCATAAGAAAGCGTCCTTGTAGAATGAAATGTCGAATCCTAATCTGGAGATCATCAATGATGGTTAAGTTGCCAGAGAATGTGGCGTAAGGTGAATCAAATGCGATTTGTTTGGTGCTTTCATTCCAAAATCCATTAATCGGGATGGGTGTACCACGAAAATTAACCGTACCAACCACCTTATTATCTGTAATGGAGTTAATGGTAAGTGTGCCCCAAATAATCGTTCTGCCAGCTATTGAAGAGTGGATACCCCATACAGATGGGAATGGAAAGCTAACTGAAGCAGTTCCCTGTGAAGTTACCAATGCTACGCCCTCCTTAAAGGTGGTTTATGTTCTGAGGAAGCTCCCTTGTTTAAAGGAACAATCCAGTATATGCAGCACGAACAGAATAATCCAATAAACAAAGGTGAAGTATTACATCCTTGCCTGTAAATGCATTCTTTTCGATCCATTAAATATTGGATACAAAAAAATGGATTGAACAAGTTGGGCAGGAAAGGAATGGAGGGAAATGAGGCGGGAGTGGCGAAAGTAAACTATAGAAATGGTTGCGTTATGAAGAGCATCAAGATCACAATTTGAACGAATCAGATAAAACTGCAAATGAACTTGAAGGATGCTGAAGACAAACGTGTTAAGAGAAGCAGCTTGAAAAAGGATATTGTAATAGATCGTAAAAAAACATGAAGGAGTGACGGATATGCACAAAAGAGATTGTTCCAAAACGAAATGTCAGTGTTTCATCGTACCTAACTACATTCTTGAGAATATGGCACAAAATGAAGTAGAAGAAGCACGGATCAGTTTAGCGAAAAGCCGTCAAATGCGCAGGCGCAGAATTTTGAAAGAATACGATATTGACGGTGTTGTCGCTTTAACGGATGCAGGTTCTGGACGTCAAGGTGAATCT
This window encodes:
- a CDS encoding iron chaperone, which encodes MEGTNTFHSIDEYIIQFPEEVQEKLRTLRKVIKDAAPDAEEKISYQMPTFVLFGNLVHFAAYKKHIGFYPTPSAISAFESALSEYKCSKGAVQFPLNKPIPYELITEIVIFRVEENKKKAVGKLKKKK
- a CDS encoding PTS sugar transporter subunit IIA is translated as MFKKLFSKKESVEQLVAPINGQVINIEDVPDPVFSGKMMGDGIAILPEEGLVVSPIDAEVIQVFHTKHALGLRTKHGIELLIHIGLETVNLEGEGFEVHVAEGQSVKAGDKLVTFDIDFLKSKAPSIVTPIVVTNGELVEKLEKTNSTQANINETQIMSVYLK
- a CDS encoding VOC family protein; this translates as MGVQAEKIFVNLPVKDLDASVEFFTKVGFEFNEQMTNENATCMVISESIYVMLLVEDYFKTFTKKEIPDSAASTETIVALSVKSKEEVDEIVNRALDVGGKPFNEAIDHGFMYGWSFLDIDGHSWEVFYMDESGFNQN
- a CDS encoding GNAT family N-acetyltransferase codes for the protein MLIREAMVADAEEIAIVHVDCWRTTYKNIISSDFLDKLSYGQRTELWKKNISGDGNYIYVAENNEGKIVGFISGGKRETNQVEDSGDLTAIYILENFQRMGIGKRLIKELFFKFEGLGFKTIFVEVLEDNKSRYIYEAFGAELLKTEKIKMAGAELDLLVYSWKDISPVLL
- a CDS encoding ATP-dependent metallopeptidase FtsH/Yme1/Tma family protein; its protein translation is MKRIFRSKIFYLLIFLVTLGIVLIFNNDKEPTEKLTEDEFFTTLEDGKVTFLELESQKSAYEIRGRLVGYEKDQYFIASVPNSEISLDRMNNAVGEHDIGKIEFKPEDTETSGWVTLLTTTIPFIIIFILFVVVLLITVVIKRLNRPR
- a CDS encoding phosphoglycerate dehydrogenase — encoded protein: MSTILLEKVKTIKALNNIAESGLNVFNKGDFKVDNDSENPDAIVLRSFNMHTMEFGDQLKGIARAGAGVNNIPVDKCTEQGIVVFNTPGANANAVKEMVLTSLMASSRNLFAGVAWTKTLEGEGEQIPKLVEAGKKQFVGKEIKGKTLGVIGLGAIGALVANDALDLDMDVIGFDPFISVDTAWNLSRNVQRAMTIEELFAESDYITVHVPLTDDTRGMFNQETFSIMKPGVHILNFSRGELVNENDMQAALESGKVGKFITDFPNENVLKMNNVVPIPHLGASTLESEENCAIMAARQLKTFLETGNIKNSVNFPNTSLPYTGNRRVATFHENVPNMVGQITLAVSGFNLNIADMVNRSRGGYAYTIIDIDGEVNGDIIPGLEEKIKQIDGIVTTRII